The Hymenobacter swuensis DY53 genome includes the window GGATGCCGAAGGCGTGCGCCTCAACATCCCGCCCATGACGGAGGAACGTCGCCGAGACTTGGTAAAACAGGCCAAGAATGAGTCAGAAAGCGGCAAAGTACGTATTCGGGCCATTCGCAAGGACGTGAATGAGGCCCTGCGCAAGCTGCAGAAAGACGGCGCTTCGGAAGATTCCGTGAAGGATGCCGAAGCCAAAGTGCAAAAGTTCACCGACACCTACATCAGCAAAGTAGATGAATTTCTCGGCAAGAAGGAGTCGGAAATCATGACCATCTGAGTAGAGAAGTGAGCCATAAGAAGTGAGAGGTGAGACTCCCGTTCTAAAACCCAAACGGGCCGATAGAACGGGAGTCTCACCTCTCACTTCTTATGGCTCACTTCTCTATTTCCAGTAGCCGGCAGTCAGAATCTGTTGTTCCACGGCTTCTGGCACGAGGTAGCGGATGGATTTACCTGTACGCACACACTCACGCACGAAAGTAGCCGAGATATCCAGCAACGGGGCTTCTACAACCCGTACGCCGGACCGCGCATTAACCTCCGTAGCATCTACGCCGGGACGAGGATATACGTAAATTTCATTCTCCGTCAGGATGCGTTCAGCCTCTTTCCAGCGGGGCAGACCCGGCAGGTTATCTTCACCCATCAGCAGCACGAAGCGGTGGTTGGGATACTGGTGGCGCAGTTCATCCAGCGTATCAATAGTGTAGCTGGGCATGGGCATGATAAACTCCACATCTAGTACCCGCAACCGGTCGTTGTTGGCAATAGCCCTCTGTACCAGATCAAGTCGCTCGTTTTCGCCCAGCATTTCCTGTCCTACCTTGAACGGACTCTGCGGCGACACGATCAGCCACACTTCTTCCAGATCGGTATGGGTGGCCATGAAGTGGGCCAGGATGAGGTGCCCGGTGTGGATGGGGTTGAACGAACCAAAAAGCAGCCCTACTTTCCGGCCCGTGGGGGCGGCGGAAGCAGGGCTGCTCACAGAATGGCTGATTCAGCGGTAATAAACGAACGGACCAACTTTTCAGCTTCGTCAAGAGCGCGCTCCAAGTCGTCGTTCACAATAACCACATCGAAGCGGTCCTCAAATGTCAGTTCGAAATTGGCCTTATAGATACGGGCCGAAATGCTGGCTTCTGAGTCGGTGGCGCGGTTACGCAAGCGTTGCTCCAACACCTCCAGCGACGGGGGCTTCACAAATACGGCCAAGGCACGGTCTTTGTAAAACTCCTTGATGCTGAGGCCGCCTTTCACGTCCACATCCAGCACGGCATGGTGGCCATTGTCCCAGATACGTTCCACTTCCGATTTTAGCGTGCCATAGAAAGCACCTTCGTACACTTCTTCCCATTCCACAAAGTCATCTTGCCGGATTTTTTCCTGAAACTCCTGCACGGAGATAAAGTAGTAATCCTTGCCATTGGCTTCGGTACGGCCGCGCTTGTCACGCGTACACGCTGAAATCGAGAAACTTAGCTCCGGAATACGCTCCAGCAGCCGATGTACAATAGTGGTCTTGCCGGCACCGGAAGGGGCCGAAAAGGCGATGATTTTACCCTGCATCGGGCAAAATTAGGCCATTTCTACCTGAATTTTCGCAAGAATTGAATTGGAAAGGGTGGCCGGAGCATTTCGGCGCCCTACATGCTGCCCTAGGAAGTCGATGAAAATCTGCTGCTTTTCGATACTATCGAAGCAGGGAGAGCAGTCTTCGGCGTTGTGGATAAAGTATTCCGTATCCTCCGCCGTGGGCTCTTGGCCCACAATGATTTGATCAAGGATTGTATTCACTCGTTCACAGTCGGCACCGCCGGTAACGGGGGCAACGCTCTGGTTGGTTTGTTTAGTAGAAGTCGTTTCCATAGCGGGAGCTTGGCATGAGGGGATTTATTCCGAATCGGTAGAGGAAGTGTAATCGTCGTCGTCGTTGCTATCAGCATCAGAGCCGTAACCCATCGACTTGGCGTACTTTTCGAGTTTTTCTTTGAGGAAGTTACGAGCCCGGTGCAAGCGGGAGCGCACCGTACCGATAGGGATATCCAGCACTTTTGCCATTTCCTCGTACGTGAACCCTTCCAGGTCGCAGAGGATGATGACCGTGCGGAAATCCACGGGCAGCGAGTTCAGAGCGCGGGCCACCTCATCACCGATGAGGTCGCGCACGGCCTGCTGCCGCATGTCGGTTGAAGCAGTGCCGGCGTCGCTGTCGGCCTCCACATCTTCCGAGTTGTAATACCCTTCAATTTCGCTGTAGTCAACCTTAGCCGGCTGCTTACTCTTCTTGCGGAAATCGTTGATGAACGAATTTTTCAGGATGCGAAACAGCCACGCTTTGGCGTTTGTTCCCGGTTCGAAGTACTCAAAGAAGCGATATGCTTTCAGATAAGTTTCCTGTACCAAGTCATTTGCATCATCTTCATCCAGCGTAAGGCGGAAGGCAAAGTTGTACAGGGGGTCGAGCACAGGCATTAGCTCGGCCTGAAAACGCCGGTCTTTTTCCTCTTTGCTCAGTTTGGGAACCCGTTCGGGAGAATCGCTCATGAACGCTAAAAATTGCGGCTGAATATTAAAAAAATACCGCTGTTTGACAAATGTACTGCTTATACCGTTGGGTAAGCAGAAGGTTTTTAGGAAAGAATCCGGTACCAGTGCCTCTGCGGAGGAGCTACCTATTCATTATAGGCGTTCCTGCTTCCTGCCTCGCAGCAGGCAACGCACACGGCAGCATTGGTAAAACCCTATACACCTACGCACTTTCCGGCTCCCCAGGTTGCATCGGCTGGTCAGCTCCTGCGCGTTGGTGGGGCAAGCAGCTTTAAATCAACGCCGTAACAATCCAGGCATATACATGTCAGCTATTACCTGGGTATCAGGGCCACTATGTGCCATCGGTTACCGCTGGATGCCATTGTCCGATGCTGGCCAGCACCTGCAAGGGCTCCAGCGCCTTGATGCAGGTACAGGCCGCTGGCTGTGCCCGGCAGTCCTGACAGTCGGGCCGGTCAAATACTAGGTATTCGGCATGTGGCCCCAGCGGTGCCCAGCGGCCGGGGTGCATGGGGCGGATGGGCGGATACAGCCCCAACGCATGTCGGCCCAAAGCAGCAGCCAAGTGCAGAGGTCCGGTACTGCCGGCCACCAACCCATCGGCAGCGCCGATGAAGGCAATCAACTGCGGCAGGCTTAATCGTCCGGTCAGGTTGGCGGTCAGATAGGGCTGGTATTCGACAAGCCACTCCTGCAGCTCTTCCGCCTCGGCAGCCGTGCCCGTAATGAACACCCGGTGGCCGGCCTGGTGCAGTAGTTGGGCCAGTGTGCCAAAGTGAACCAGCCCCCACTCGCGGGCACTACCGCGGCTACGCGGATGCAGAATAACGTTGAGCTGGTCGGGTTGCCGTTGGTTAAGCAGTTCTTGCAGATCCGACTGTACACTCTCAACCGGCTGGAGCTGTACTAACCGGGCAACTTCCGCCTGTAGCAGCACGGATGTTTCTGCGGTTAGTGGCCGGAGTAGCTCCAGGTTCAGTTGGGCTTCATGCAACGGAGAATGGCGGCGGCTCAGGGCTACCAAGTGGTTGCAGGTAACCCAGTGAAACCACCGGCTGCGCGTACCTATACGCACCTTGATACCGGCCTGGCGGGCCAGCCGAGCCAGCACTTTATTCGGGAATATGTGCAGGATGGTAGTGGCTTCGGTGTTTCGGAGAGCGGCTATTTGCGCTGCCTGAGGCAGCTGTTGCAGCTCATCAACATTCAGGAAGTCGTCTATCCACGGGCAGGCGGCGGCAACGGCCTGGGTATAGGTGCGCCCCAGCAGGATGACCCGGCAGCCGGGAAACAGCTGCTTTAGCCGGCCGGCTACCGGCAGGGTCAGCACTACGTCGCCAATAGCATCGGTACGGCTAATGAGAAAGGTACTCATGCGGTAGATTTTGTCTTCAGCTTGGCAAACTTCAGGAATACGCCCCAGGCCGAAATGACGGCAATGCTCAGCCCCGCGAAGCCATCCAGAAAGCCAAGCCGCAAAAAATACCCGTGTACAAACTTCCACCACGGTTTCAGCAGTAGGTGAAACAGGGAAACGTGGCGCTTACCCCGCAGCCACAGTTCTTGGGCAGCAATGCTGGTGAAGCGGTTGAGTTGCTGTACGTGCTGCTCCACGGAATCGTAGGAGTAATGCAGCACGTCGCCGAACAGCGGCAGCGGGGTGGGCTGACCCGCGGCAAGCTCGTACCGCTCGTGCAGCAGCAGGCCTTCCCAGCGGCCCAGGCGCCGGTCGTAGAGGCGCAGCTTACGGTCAGGATACCAGCCGCCATGACGCACCCAGCTACCGCAGTAATTAGTGAGGCGGGCCAATGTGTAGCCTGCACCCTGCCAGTTGGTTTTGGTCTGCCCGATGCTCTGGCGCAGCTCTTCCGTCAGAACCTCATCGGCATCCAGCTGCAAAACATGGTGGTGGTGGGCCTGCTGCGTGGCATAGTTCTTCTGCTCCACATAGCCCTCGAAAGTGTGCTGAACGACGCGCGCGCCCAACTCCTGGCAGATAGCCACTGTGCGGTCCGTTGAGAAACTATCCACTACCAGCAGCTCATCAGCAATGGAACGGGCGGCTTCGAGGCAGCGGGCAATGTTGGCTTCTTCGTTGAAGGTAATAATGACGACGGACAGCGGAACAGCGGGCATAGTGGTGGCAAATATCGGGGTTTTGCCGGGTAGGCCGCTGCGACGGGTTACCCGGCGTCCGGCAACGGTATTGAACCTATCCTCTTACTCGTCCTGCAACATGTTATGCGTATCGTTTTACTGCTGCTAGTGCTACAACTGCTGACCGGCTGTGCGGAGCCCCCCGCAGATTTTGAGGCCTTCAAACTACCTCGCCCAATAAATATGGCTCAGGTACTGGGAAACGCGCCGCTCCTGCTGGGCCCGCAGGATACGTTAATGTTACGCCTGCGCTTCGATGCCGCTACTGGCTACACCGAATTTAGTCTGCAAGAAGATTCCACAACGCACAGCTGGTTTATAGCCCGCGCATTCCGGTTTCGGAAGCTGTACTACTTGGTGGAAGAACGGCAAAACGCCCGGTATTGGGTGCATGCCGTGCGCATCCGGCGCGGTCAGGTACAGGGACTGGGCACCGGTTACCGCCAGATGCTGGACCTGAGCCAAGCAGCCTGGCAAGGACACTGGCCCCAGTTGCTTGCTTCCAATGGCGACAGTATGCAGCTACGCTTCAACCGGCAGCAACTTCGTAAATTCTATACTGAAGAAGTTGACCGCTTCACCACCTACCGGCTGGCAACCACATCGGCAGGCCAAGCAGCAACTCCTAGCGCGGACCTCACTCCTACCCAATCGATGAGCCTTTACCCCAACCCGGCCAGTACTTCCGCTACGGTAGTTTTCAAGGATACTGCCGCTCACTTGGTGCAGCTGTATGACGAGCGGGGCCGACTGCTGCAGTCGTACGCAACGACTGAAAACCAACTGTCTTTCCCCGTAGCTAACCTACCTGCGGGTACTTACCTAGTGCGCACCCGACTGGCCGCCAATGGCGCAACACTGACGCTACGCCTAGCAGTGACACACTGAGCGGACGGTTTCAACTTCGAGGCTACCCTTTCGTATAGCCGCTCAGCCATTCAACCTCCTGATTTATGAGCACAGCCATACAGCCCATTGCCCTCGTCACCGGCGCTACTTCCGGCATTGGCAAAGTAACTGCGCGGGAACTAGCGCGCCAAGGCTACCATGTGGTGCTACTGGCCCGCAACGCCGATAAAGCCGCCCATACCCGTCAGGAGCTCCAGGCGGCTGTGGGCCTCGGCCACCGTGTGGATGTATTGCTCTGCGACTTATCGGACCTGAGCCAGGTAGGACGAGCGGCCCAGGAGTTCAACCAACGATATGCCCGGCTGGATGTGTTGGTGAATAACGCGGGACTTGTCTTCGGGGCCGAGCGGGAAACCTCCGTGAACGGCCACGAAATGACCTTCGCCACCAACCACCTCGGGCCTTTTCTACTCACTAGCCTGCTGCTGGAAAAGCTGCAGCAAAGTCCGGCAGCCCGTATTGTGAACGTGGCCTCCATGGCCTACCAGTTCGCCAAGCCCGATTTTACGGACCTGGATGCCACCCGGCGCTATTCTCCCATGCGGGCGTATGCCAACTCCAAGCTGTTCAATATCATGTTTACCCAAGAGTTGGCCCGGCAATTACGCGAGCGGGGTATTCTCCGTATTACCACTAACAGCCTGCACCCGGGCGTGGTGGCCAGCAACTTCGGCAGCAACTCTACCTGGTTTACGCGGGCTTTCTATAAAATGGCCGCGCCGTTCATGACATCCTCCGAAGACGGGGCCCAGACCAGCATCTACCTGGCTTCGGCCCCGGAGGTAGCCCAGACCAGTGGTGGCTACTTTGTGAAGAAGCGTCCTGAAGCTGTAAAATCGGCCTTTACTACTTCTGAGAATGCCCAGCGGCTCTGGCAAGAATCAGAGCGGATGGCAGGACAGCCGTTTTTTGCGGCCTGATTTCCGCCTCTTCCCTTACTTTGCTTGTCAACTAAACGTAAAACCCCGCCCGGCGCAGTGCCGAGCGGGGTTTCTTACGTAAGCCAGAAGCCGTATTCGGCTAGTAGCGGTACAGGTCTGATTTGAACGGGCCTTCTACAGGCACCTTGATGTAGTCAGCCTGCTTGGGCGTCAACTCGTCCAACTCCACGCCAATTTTGGCGAGGTGCAGGCGGGCCACCTTCTCATCGAGGTGCTTGGGCAGAGTGTATACCTGGTTTTCGTACTGATCAGCGTTCTGCCACAACTCCAGCTGGGCCAGCGTCTGATTCGTGAACGAGTTCGACATTACGAACGAGGGGTGGCCAGTGGCGCAGCCCAGGTTTACGAGGCGGCCTTCGGCGAGGATGATGACCTCTTTGCCTTCGATGTTGTAGATGTCAACCTGTGGCTTCACCGTGTCTTTGGTGTGGCCGTAGTTTTTGTTCAGCCACGCCATGTCAATTTCATCATCGAAGTGACCGATGTTGCAGACAATGGCTTTGTCCTTAAGGCTGCGGAAATGCTCCTCCGTGAGGATGTCGCAGTTGCCAGTGGCAGTTACCACAATGTCGGCTTCCTTCACGGCGTTGGCCAGCTTCTTCACGGCAAAGCCGTCCATAGCAGCCTGCAGGGCGCAGATGGGGTCGATTTCGGTAACGATAACGCGGGCACCGGCACCGAGCAGCGAAGCGGCAGTTCCTTTTCCTACGTCGCCGTAGCCAGCTACTACGGCTACTTTACCGGCCATCATCACGTCGGTAGCCCGGCGGATGGCATCTACGGCCGATTCTTTGCAACCGTATTTGTTGTCGAATTTCGACTTCGTTACCGAGTCGTTCACGTTGAAAGCGGGCAGTGGCAGCGTGCCAGCTTTTACGCGCTCCAGCAAGCGCAGTACGCCGGTGGTGGTTTCTTCCGAAATGCCTTTGATGCCGGCGGCCAGTTCGGGGTACTGGTTCAGCACCATGTTGGTCAGGTCGCCACCGTCGTCGAGGATCATGTTCAGCGGCTCACGCTTCTCACCGAAGAACAGCGTCTGCTCAATGCACCAGTTGAAATCCTCTTCGTTGAGGCCTTTCCAAGCATATACCGGCGTGCCGGCAGCAGCAATGGCGGCAGCGGCGTGGTCCTGGGTAGAGAAGATATTGCACGAAGACCACGTCACCTCAGCGCCCAGTGCCTGCAGCGTCTCGATGAGTACGGCAGTCTGGATGGTCATATGCAGGCAGCCAGCAATGCGTGCGCCTTTCAGCGGCTGACTGGAGCCATACTCTTCGCGCAGAGCCATCAGACCCGGCATTTCAGCCTCGGCCAGACGGATTTCCTTGCGGCCCCACTCGGCGAGGCTCATGTCTTTTACTTTGTACGGAACGTAGGCCGTGGTCTTGGTGTCAACCATAGTGTTGGTAGCTGGAATGCGTGTTGCGTTTCAACCGCAAAGATATTCAATTTGTTACGCTTTTTCAGCCCATACTGATTTCCAACGCTTTACATCAAACAGCCCGCCTGACAATGTCAGGCGGGCTGTTTGATGTAAAGCGTCAGCTAGCGCAGTTAGTTGTTTTCAATAAACTCTGTCTTAACCTGCAAATCAGTTGTCAAGCCGGTAGAGGAGCCACGCACTAACAGGGTGTATATTTTGCCTGCGGCAATAGATTTGCTGTTGATAAGCAGCACCGGTACATTGCTGGAATTAGCAAGGTAAAAATTGCTCGTAGCCGCATCTATTTCCGTGAAAGCTGAAGCGTTACCAAACGACACGTTCGGAATTAGCAAGGAAGCTGTGCCGCTGGTTTCGGTACGGTACAGGCTCACGGGCGAAGCAGCACCAAGACCAATGTGCACTACCCGGATTTTTGCTTTCCCAGCCGCCGGAGCGGTCAGGTCATCCTCTACCCACAAAGGTCCGATGGAATTGGCCTGGTTAGAAGGGCTGTAAGCAAATAGCGTGTAGCTTTTGTCTTTCGCCACATTCTGGGTGCTGTTGACAACCGTAGTGGTGGTGCCGGCTACATTGACTTTGAAAACACGACTACCAGCAGTCAGCGTCTGATAGCCGGTATTTTCTCCATAGACAAGGTCTTTAACGGCCTTATCGTCAGCTAGCACGGATACCTTCACGTTAGCATTGGGTGCAGCATGTACTACAAGCACCTTGCCCTGGTCGGGGGTAGGCGTGGTGTTATCGTCGTCGTTGGAGCAGGCCGAGAAAGCCAGAACAGCGGGCAGAGCAGCCAACAGAACGGCCGGGCGGAAAAGCGAAGTCAGGGTTTTCATAAGCAGGAGAATGGATGAACTGACTGCCTCAACGAAGGCAGTTCCTGTTTTGTTGGATGAGCACTAAAACTTTTCCTCGATGAATTGCACTTTTTTCTCGTCCAAACACTTAGCTAGCTGAATATTTGTGCAGTAGATTTGTACTTATGCCCCAACTACTTTTGAACCACACTTCCAGCATTTTGCGTCGTTCTTTCGTTGCTGCCGCCTGTGCCCTTGGCCTCTCTCTTTCGGCTCAGGCACAGCAGGCCACTACCGTTATCCGGCTGGCTCCAGAGGATAAAGAGCGGGGACTAAACGGCGTCCAGAAGAACTTTTACTTTACTACCGGCGCGGGCACCACAGAGGCTGAATACCAAAGCGCAGGTTTTTTCGGACAACGATTGCGCCCCTATCTGGCCGGTAACCAGGAGGCCCTGGATAACCTGAACAGCTACCGGCGGCAGAAATGGCTGTTCGTGGCCGAGCGGCTCACCTTTGTAGGTGCCGTGGGCGTGTACGGGCAGCAGGTACTGGCCCTCAACGAAAAAGAGCAATATTTTAATAATACCCAGCAGGTTGCCATCGGTGTGGCAGCGGTTAGCCTGCTGAGTAACATTTTCATTTCCCGCAATACGAATTCGCATTTTCAGCGGGCAGTAGAGGCCAATAACGCCGGGCTGCCGGCCGCCCGCACGAGTGCCTTATACCAGTTGCGCCCCAGCGCGGTAGGCGTTGCCGCCAGCCGTACCGGTCAGCCAATGCTGGCCCTGCGCTGGAACCTACGCTAGCACCTTTCCTGTTTTCGGGTCATTCCGGGCGGACTTGGGAGTTGAACATCTGTAACAGGATGACGACTTCGGAGCCTTCGCCCGGAATGTTCTTTTTAACCTGTTCAGGCCGCATCGTACTGCCGGGAAGCTGACAATTGTCGGATTCCTGCTTACGTTTGATGACGTCTTTCGCCCTGGCCAGCTTCGGATTTACGTTCGGAGCCGACCTGTTTTCGTAGGAAACCTACATGGAATACCCGCTGCCGACGGCGGCCCGGCAATACGTTGCCGAGCACCTGCACGACGACCCTGCCACCCTGGCTCTGCAAGCGCGCCGCCACCCCCACCTCCCCGTCCCCGAGCTTATCCGCCAGATTCAGGCACGTCAGAAGGCCCGCGCCAAGATTCCGGCCTGGGCAGAAAACCCCGACCTAGTATTTCCACCGGCTCTGTCGGTCGAACAGGCATCTTCGGCCCGCACGGCCGCTTTCAAAGCCTCTCTGGTACAGGGCCAGCGCCTGGCCGACCTCACGGGTGGCTTCGGGGTAGATGTTGCGCATTTTGCCGCCGCCGTGGCCGAAGTCCACTACGTGGAGCGTAACGCGGCCCTGGCCGAGGTGGTCCGCTACAACCTGACTCAACTCAACATCCGGAACGTGCAGTGCCACACCGGCGACGCTGTGCAGTTCCTGCGCAGCACTCCCGATACGTTCGACTGGCTGTACCTGGACCCGGCCCGGCGCGATACGGCGGCCAAAAAGATATTCCGGCTGCAGGACTGTGAGCCCGACGTGCTGCGCCTGTTGCCGCTGCTATTGCATAAAAGCCGCAGTGTGCTGCTCAAAACCTCCCCCATGCTCGATATTGAGCAGGCCATTCAGGAGCTTCGCCAGGTACGCCGTCTGTGGGTGATAGCGGTGGATAATGAGTGCAAAGAAGTGCTGTATGAGTTGGGGCCCGAGCCGGCCATAGACCCCGAGCGATACACCGTAAATCTGCTCCGAACCGGGCAGCAGCAGGAATTCCGACTGAACCGGGCGCGGGAGTCCCGCGCCGTGGCCCGCTACGCCGAGCCGCAGCAATACCTGTACGAACCCAATGTGGCCGTGCTCAAGGCCGGGGCGTTCAAAAGCATCGGCACGGCGTTCGAGTTGTTGAAGCTACACCAGCACAGTCACCTTTATACATCTGATACGTTGCGTCCCGACTTTCCTGGTAGGACTTTCCGGATTCGGGCAGTGGAGAAGTACGACGGTCAGGCCCTGCGCCCTCACCTCGGCCCCGACGTACGCGCCCACGTCACCACCCGCAACTTTCCGGATACCGTGGCTGAATTCCGGCACCGAACCGGCATCCGGGAAGGCGGCGACCTGTACCTTTTCGCCACCACCAATCTGGAAGGCCGACTGATGGTGTTGGTTTGTGAGAAGCTGTGAAATAGTGCGTTTGAATACTCTGTCGGCGCTACTTACGCGGATTGTAAGGTCAAACGGACCATTCCACTACTTCACCATTTCACTTCGCGGGGCTAGTCCAGCGGTTGTTTTTGAGGCGGAAGCGCCAGGGCAACGTGGCGGCGGTTTCGCCGGCATAGGTCAGGCCTACACGGGAACTGGCCAGAACGTCTGATTCCGCAATGGTTTCGCCCGCGTCTTCCAGCCAGAGTAAAGAGTCCTGCAGATCCGTACCAGTAAGGGCCGGGGTGATGCCCAATGCCTGGGTCAGCAGGCCAGGGCCGGCCGTCAGGCGGGACGAATCGGAAGGAATGCCACCGCGCCGCGCCGTCATTATCTCCAAGCCGACCAATGGCTCTATGGCCCGGATAAGCACCGTATCGGGTTTATCAGCAGCATTGGTGCTGATGTTGAACAGCGTGTGGCGGTTGTATACTTGGTAGAGGTAGGCCCGGCCGCCGGGCTCGTGCAGGGCAAGGCCGTGGGTGCCGCGCCGCTTCAGATGCAGTTGCATGGAATCGTCGCCCTCATGCGAGTACGCCTCCGTCTCTACAACGCGCCCCCCTGTCAGTTGCCCATCAAGGCAGGAATAAACGTGTTTCCCCAGCAGGTCACGGGCAACCTGAACGGGGTCGGGGCGGCGGTAGAAGGACAGCGGCAGCTTGGACATAAAAGGCAGAGCGGAAGAAGAGCGTAGCAG containing:
- the gmk gene encoding guanylate kinase is translated as MQGKIIAFSAPSGAGKTTIVHRLLERIPELSFSISACTRDKRGRTEANGKDYYFISVQEFQEKIRQDDFVEWEEVYEGAFYGTLKSEVERIWDNGHHAVLDVDVKGGLSIKEFYKDRALAVFVKPPSLEVLEQRLRNRATDSEASISARIYKANFELTFEDRFDVVIVNDDLERALDEAEKLVRSFITAESAIL
- a CDS encoding DNA-3-methyladenine glycosylase, with amino-acid sequence MSKLPLSFYRRPDPVQVARDLLGKHVYSCLDGQLTGGRVVETEAYSHEGDDSMQLHLKRRGTHGLALHEPGGRAYLYQVYNRHTLFNISTNAADKPDTVLIRAIEPLVGLEIMTARRGGIPSDSSRLTAGPGLLTQALGITPALTGTDLQDSLLWLEDAGETIAESDVLASSRVGLTYAGETAATLPWRFRLKNNRWTSPAK
- a CDS encoding sigma-70 family RNA polymerase sigma factor, giving the protein MSDSPERVPKLSKEEKDRRFQAELMPVLDPLYNFAFRLTLDEDDANDLVQETYLKAYRFFEYFEPGTNAKAWLFRILKNSFINDFRKKSKQPAKVDYSEIEGYYNSEDVEADSDAGTASTDMRQQAVRDLIGDEVARALNSLPVDFRTVIILCDLEGFTYEEMAKVLDIPIGTVRSRLHRARNFLKEKLEKYAKSMGYGSDADSNDDDDYTSSTDSE
- the ahcY gene encoding adenosylhomocysteinase — protein: MVDTKTTAYVPYKVKDMSLAEWGRKEIRLAEAEMPGLMALREEYGSSQPLKGARIAGCLHMTIQTAVLIETLQALGAEVTWSSCNIFSTQDHAAAAIAAAGTPVYAWKGLNEEDFNWCIEQTLFFGEKREPLNMILDDGGDLTNMVLNQYPELAAGIKGISEETTTGVLRLLERVKAGTLPLPAFNVNDSVTKSKFDNKYGCKESAVDAIRRATDVMMAGKVAVVAGYGDVGKGTAASLLGAGARVIVTEIDPICALQAAMDGFAVKKLANAVKEADIVVTATGNCDILTEEHFRSLKDKAIVCNIGHFDDEIDMAWLNKNYGHTKDTVKPQVDIYNIEGKEVIILAEGRLVNLGCATGHPSFVMSNSFTNQTLAQLELWQNADQYENQVYTLPKHLDEKVARLHLAKIGVELDELTPKQADYIKVPVEGPFKSDLYRY
- a CDS encoding DUF4397 domain-containing protein, yielding MKTLTSLFRPAVLLAALPAVLAFSACSNDDDNTTPTPDQGKVLVVHAAPNANVKVSVLADDKAVKDLVYGENTGYQTLTAGSRVFKVNVAGTTTTVVNSTQNVAKDKSYTLFAYSPSNQANSIGPLWVEDDLTAPAAGKAKIRVVHIGLGAASPVSLYRTETSGTASLLIPNVSFGNASAFTEIDAATSNFYLANSSNVPVLLINSKSIAAGKIYTLLVRGSSTGLTTDLQVKTEFIENN
- a CDS encoding glycosyltransferase family 9 protein, whose protein sequence is MSTFLISRTDAIGDVVLTLPVAGRLKQLFPGCRVILLGRTYTQAVAAACPWIDDFLNVDELQQLPQAAQIAALRNTEATTILHIFPNKVLARLARQAGIKVRIGTRSRWFHWVTCNHLVALSRRHSPLHEAQLNLELLRPLTAETSVLLQAEVARLVQLQPVESVQSDLQELLNQRQPDQLNVILHPRSRGSAREWGLVHFGTLAQLLHQAGHRVFITGTAAEAEELQEWLVEYQPYLTANLTGRLSLPQLIAFIGAADGLVAGSTGPLHLAAALGRHALGLYPPIRPMHPGRWAPLGPHAEYLVFDRPDCQDCRAQPAACTCIKALEPLQVLASIGQWHPAVTDGT
- a CDS encoding THUMP-like domain-containing protein is translated as MEYPLPTAARQYVAEHLHDDPATLALQARRHPHLPVPELIRQIQARQKARAKIPAWAENPDLVFPPALSVEQASSARTAAFKASLVQGQRLADLTGGFGVDVAHFAAAVAEVHYVERNAALAEVVRYNLTQLNIRNVQCHTGDAVQFLRSTPDTFDWLYLDPARRDTAAKKIFRLQDCEPDVLRLLPLLLHKSRSVLLKTSPMLDIEQAIQELRQVRRLWVIAVDNECKEVLYELGPEPAIDPERYTVNLLRTGQQQEFRLNRARESRAVARYAEPQQYLYEPNVAVLKAGAFKSIGTAFELLKLHQHSHLYTSDTLRPDFPGRTFRIRAVEKYDGQALRPHLGPDVRAHVTTRNFPDTVAEFRHRTGIREGGDLYLFATTNLEGRLMVLVCEKL
- the nadD gene encoding nicotinate (nicotinamide) nucleotide adenylyltransferase; this translates as MSSPASAAPTGRKVGLLFGSFNPIHTGHLILAHFMATHTDLEEVWLIVSPQSPFKVGQEMLGENERLDLVQRAIANNDRLRVLDVEFIMPMPSYTIDTLDELRHQYPNHRFVLLMGEDNLPGLPRWKEAERILTENEIYVYPRPGVDATEVNARSGVRVVEAPLLDISATFVRECVRTGKSIRYLVPEAVEQQILTAGYWK
- a CDS encoding SDR family oxidoreductase, whose amino-acid sequence is MSTAIQPIALVTGATSGIGKVTARELARQGYHVVLLARNADKAAHTRQELQAAVGLGHRVDVLLCDLSDLSQVGRAAQEFNQRYARLDVLVNNAGLVFGAERETSVNGHEMTFATNHLGPFLLTSLLLEKLQQSPAARIVNVASMAYQFAKPDFTDLDATRRYSPMRAYANSKLFNIMFTQELARQLRERGILRITTNSLHPGVVASNFGSNSTWFTRAFYKMAAPFMTSSEDGAQTSIYLASAPEVAQTSGGYFVKKRPEAVKSAFTTSENAQRLWQESERMAGQPFFAA
- a CDS encoding T9SS type A sorting domain-containing protein, with product MAQVLGNAPLLLGPQDTLMLRLRFDAATGYTEFSLQEDSTTHSWFIARAFRFRKLYYLVEERQNARYWVHAVRIRRGQVQGLGTGYRQMLDLSQAAWQGHWPQLLASNGDSMQLRFNRQQLRKFYTEEVDRFTTYRLATTSAGQAATPSADLTPTQSMSLYPNPASTSATVVFKDTAAHLVQLYDERGRLLQSYATTENQLSFPVANLPAGTYLVRTRLAANGATLTLRLAVTH
- a CDS encoding glycosyltransferase family 2 protein, with amino-acid sequence MPAVPLSVVIITFNEEANIARCLEAARSIADELLVVDSFSTDRTVAICQELGARVVQHTFEGYVEQKNYATQQAHHHHVLQLDADEVLTEELRQSIGQTKTNWQGAGYTLARLTNYCGSWVRHGGWYPDRKLRLYDRRLGRWEGLLLHERYELAAGQPTPLPLFGDVLHYSYDSVEQHVQQLNRFTSIAAQELWLRGKRHVSLFHLLLKPWWKFVHGYFLRLGFLDGFAGLSIAVISAWGVFLKFAKLKTKSTA